The Microbulbifer sp. YPW1 genome contains the following window.
GCGCAGCAGTAGAAGAGATTGACGCCTTACTGCAAAAATTTATCGAGGAAGAGAAAGCCAGCAGCCTCGTCGGGTTTGTTGCGGTAGATGGCGAGGTGCGCTATTCCAAGGCGTTCGGTTGGAAAGACAAGAAAAATAAAACCCCTGCGTCAGTAGAGGATTACTACGTTCTGTTTTCCCAGACCAAAGCCATCACCACCGTCGCCTTTATGACGCTGGTAGAACAGGGGTTGGTCAACATCGATGATCCGGTTTCCAAATACTTTCCCGGTATACCCAACGAGGTCATCACCGCCGTCAACGAAGACGGCAGCTACGAAACCCGCCCCGCCACCAGCCCCATGACCTTTGTTCACTTGATGGCGCACACCTCTGGGCTGAATGCCGGTCTCGCGGGCGAAGCCCGACTCGCAGACAGCGGCACTCCGGGAATGCCTTTGGGATTTGATGGGAAAGAACCCGATATACAGCCCGCGGGGCAGCATACCGGCGGCGGTAATTACCAGGCTCGAACCCTGGAAGAGGAAATGCTGGAGCTGGCGAAATATCCCCTCGGTTTCGACCCCGGCTCTGAATGGAACTACCACGTCAGCACCAACATGCTCGGCTATATGATCGAGCGTATTTCTGGCCAGTCACTACAGCAGTACGTTAAAGAGAAGGTACTTAAGCCGCTGGGTATGAACGAGACGGACTGGTACTACGAACCTGAAGCTTTCGAGCGGTTTGTAAAACCCTACAGCCTGGTGGATGGAAAGCTGGTACCCGGCTCCGATGTTTACGCCAGGGGCGCAGTGAGTACTCAGCAAACTTACGCCGAAGGCGCCATCGGACTCAACGGCCCAATTACGGATTACGCCAAGTTCTGCCAGATGCTGCTCAACAAAGGCACCTTCAACGGCAACCGGATTCTCAAGCCGGAAACCATAGCGTTGATGA
Protein-coding sequences here:
- a CDS encoding serine hydrolase — translated: MSILIATSAAAPAAESSPEVGQSTQPLPQHFVFPEPEKNKKSPDQRAAVEEIDALLQKFIEEEKASSLVGFVAVDGEVRYSKAFGWKDKKNKTPASVEDYYVLFSQTKAITTVAFMTLVEQGLVNIDDPVSKYFPGIPNEVITAVNEDGSYETRPATSPMTFVHLMAHTSGLNAGLAGEARLADSGTPGMPLGFDGKEPDIQPAGQHTGGGNYQARTLEEEMLELAKYPLGFDPGSEWNYHVSTNMLGYMIERISGQSLQQYVKEKVLKPLGMNETDWYYEPEAFERFVKPYSLVDGKLVPGSDVYARGAVSTQQTYAEGAIGLNGPITDYAKFCQMLLNKGTFNGNRILKPETIALMTTINRLPKPKGEDNGFRFGLGFELYNEQKKPAPEVSNAAFAWGGMMGTDYIIDPDKNLIALFYLNMYQRDALYPEFLRRAYAFAEINR